Part of the Penicillium digitatum chromosome 4, complete sequence genome is shown below.
TAGCTCATAATGTCTGCTAATCTTGTATGCTTCTCGGCTTGACACCGGTGGTTGCTGGCCTTTTAACACTATGCAGATGTCTCGCACTCCCTCGACTGCGACGCCTACTTGGCATCACTTTGAGCGGAAGCTTGAGGAGGTCAAGCCGTCTAAGACGTGAGTTATCTTCCTTCTTACACCTCCACCTGCCCACCGCCGTGACATGATGTTTTTGAAATTAAGTTGGGAATCTCTCTGAAAACATGTGAGGAGAAACAAATTGACTTATCCTTCTGATTCACGTCACCACTGCAAAATTTTCACTCTTTGTTGAATCAAGGGTTACTGACAATCATCGTGCAGTGATATCAACTATTTGGTCATGGATTATCTCATCACCAACGGCTATCCCGCTGCTGCGAAGAAATTTGCAGTGGAGGCCAACATCCAGCTCAGAACGGATCTAGAGGCAATCCAAGAGCGAGTTGAAATTCGCTCTGCGATTCACTCTGGTGACATCCAGGTCGCTGTTGAAAAAATCAACGAGCTGAACCCTCAGGTAAGATTTTCCCCCTCATTGTTCTATTTCTATTGCACATCGCTTGGCCCCACTTGCTATGATTATACCAAGTTTCATGCACCACTCTTAAACTCCCTTCCGGGACATTTGCAGAAAAACAAACATCTTCAGTCCTCAGTATGAGCAACTGCCAATAATTGATTCTTATCATCACGTCACACTTCAAATTAAGTGCCATGGCTAACAAGACTTCAATAGATTCTTGACGAAGATCCCTCTTTGCACTTTTCTCTCCTGCGTCTGCAGCTGGTTGAGTTGATCCGTACCTGCATGGACACTCCCGGTGGCgatatcacccccgcccTTGATTTCGCGACGGCGCAACTTGCACCACGCGCACCTACAAACCCTCAGTTCTTAGACGACCTCGAGCGGACCCTAGCGCTTCTGATTTTTCCCAGTGATAAACTGGCCCCCTCGCTTGCGTCGCTCCTGGACCCTGCACTTCGTAAAGAGATCGCAACCCGAGTCAACGAGGCAATTCTGCAGAACCAGGGCGCTCGTAAAGAGGCCCGGCTGCGCAATCTTGTGAAGACCCGGGCATATGCCGAGCAAAAGGCACGAGAGGCCAAAAAAGACATACCAGATACACTGGACATCGGCTTGGTCGGTGATTCTCACGACAACAGTAACAGTAATGACCATGCTACTAACATTCGTGACACGTTGATGTCGAATAACACCGATACTGATCCAATGATCTCTTAATCGAACTTTCCCCTAAGGCTGGCCTTGATTGTCAGTCAAATTTTCACTGAGTCCTGTGGGAGCCGAATttcctttgctttttttttttcctttgctCCTCTAGCGCGGCGTCTTGGATCCACATTTCTAGGTGTTCGGGCAATGGCGTTTCACTAGTTCTCCAATATGGGTGCTTCGACCCTTTTTGCAATATCAACGCCTTTTTTAAATCTTGATTTAGGTCACATAAAATACTTCTTAGTCCAAGACATGGTAATTCTACAGTGTAAAATATTATGGACGTATTTGACCAAGGTATTGAtagagtatgttgtacggagtagatgcTAACCCTGTGGTATGCAGCTTCAACCAGCGGAGCAAGAAAGACAGCTGTCCCCCCCAAACCATAAATCCGTCCCGCAAATATATTTCAAGCGTGACTATGAAAACTGATCAAGAAGCAACAAATGCAAGTCTATGGACGAATGTTAGAGCAAACAAAACAGCATCGGACTCACTGCCTGCCGGACATCGAAAATAAAATTAATCACGAATGTGTCTAGATCAACAAGTAATAACAGCACGAATGAGAGGCAACATTGCCTTCCTTAAAAGCTCATGAGATCTGGAGAATAAAAAGTTAACAAAGCACGAGTGTTGCCGGAGAAAGAATTAGAAAATCAAAGGCATACCTCTTCCAAAGAGCGCTCTCTTGGCCCAATCCATGGCCAGCATACACCGCGTACGGAAGCTAACACTCTGAGCGAAGTAGACACTACGCCAAAGGTACATGGCGATGACGCCGCCACTGAAGCTCATACCACCAAAGTCGAAGATAGCAGCATTGCTGATGTACGCCAAGCTTCCGAGGTGTCTATACTTAAACGCCTTGTAGACAGCCTCGTCGAGGTCACCATAATCAACCTCATTGGCCTTGAGACCGGGAAGTGCGGCGGCAATCTTAGTCAATTTACGGCCCAGGTACACGCCCTGCTGGTTAGCGCGCTGGGCAGTGGCAGGCAGGGACGTGAGTTTGGTGTCGATTTGGTGCAGGAGCTCGGACAGCTCGCCGTAGTCAAGAGTGCCGGAGTGGTCCTTGTCGTACTGCTCAAAGAGCAGATCCAGGCGACGGAGATGGCTTGAGGCTTGCGGATAGCGTCTCTTAATCCGAGAGGCGAATTCGGTCCATTCGGAGAAAGTGAGGTGCACTTTCTCGGGGTCGAGGCCTTTCTCCCAGGCAACGGTGCGAAGGAACCTGATGACGTTGTCTGCGATATTGTTCTGGACTGTTGAGCAGTCGCCGATTGCGTAGACGTCGCCTAATGGGGCGCCTATCACGCGGAGATGGGAGTCTGTTTCGAGGGCGTGCTTATTGTTTTGGCCTTCCAGTTTGTTAGAGAGTGTCTCTGAGATCTCGGCTCGGGCTGAAGAGATGTTGTTAGATTTGACGTAACGAGTAATGGCACTAGCGCACTAACCAACCCCAGTGGACCACAAGCAGAGTCCAGTTGGAATTTCTTTTACAACGGTCTTGCCGTCTTGCATTTGGGAGAAAAGAACCCGATCGCTACGCACTTCCTTAACACGGGCATTTGTCAACACCTCAACGCCATCGCGAGTGAATCGACCCTACAAGGGGTTAACACCAGACAGATTCTAGGGTAGGTTCAGATGTGGAGAAAACATACCTCAGCATACTTAGAAAGTGCTTCGTCGTAAGTGTTCAGAATATGGCTTCGACTTTGAATGATGTGGACAGACATCTCGTTTCGTACAATGCGAGGGAAAGAATGAAGCAGATCTTCATTGAGGAGATCGAACAGCTCGGCTGCAAATTCAACACCGGTTGGGCCACCTCCGCACACCACAAAAGACAGCAGGCGTCTGCGCTCTTCATCAGAAGTGGTGGGGAGACACGCTAGTTCCATATTCTCTAGAACCTTGTTCTTGATTTGACGAGCATCGTCAATTGTCTTCAAGAAGTTACAGTTCTCAAGGCCTTTCACACCGTGTGGGTTTGTTACACAGCCTAGTACATAGAAATGTCAATATTTTGGAACTTGAACCTGCTTGTTCTTTGGCACAACATACCAACTCCGACAACAAGCTTGTCGTATGGAAGATAGAAGTTCTTTGTCTGGCCATCTTGGCCAACCTGGGATACTTCCACCAGCTTCGCAGAGAAATCGACATCAACCGCGGATGCCTTAAGGAAGTGGCCATTAACCCGGTCAATAATGCGCCGAACAGGCTCAACCAGCGACCGAAGACCCAAAGTGCCAACCGTAGCCGAAGGTAACATGGGAGTAAACAGGAAATAGTTAGTAGGGGAAACAACAGTAACATGATAATCGGCAGGGTTCAAGTTCTTAAGAAGCGCGATGCTACCCCAACCCGTTCCCAGGATAACGAGACGAGGCTTATCCTTCTGCTGAAGCATAGCCTCGGAGTCGTAGTCGCCAACTAGCACATCGGCGATGGGCAAGTTCTTCGGGCCCCCGAGTCGAGGATTGAGAGCAAATTCCGAGACCGGGATATCCATCCCACTGGCACCTTCGCGGTATGTACTGGCATCGTAAATGAAGAAGGCGACGACCACGGCGCCgctggtgatgatgaagaaccCGCAAAATGTAAAGACCTTGCGTATAGCAATTAGAGCACGTGATTTTTTCAAAGGTTCGATTTTAGCGGCgatttctgatttgaatCGGATCGGCAACGAGCCCGGTGCCAAGACTCGTCGCCATTGAGGGGCGGGTCGCTGCCGAGGAGTGTGTAAGGAGCGAGACAGAGGTTGGCGGAATGTAAAAAATGCCTTCGAGGTATGAATTCGGCCTGGTACTGATCCCAATGAATTCATCGCGGTGCCGTCCGCCCGGGTCCGACGCAGCATCGCGTTTAGCATTGTCACAGGAGGGGAGCTTGTGTGGAGGATGTTCAGCGATGGAAAAAAGAGACGAAGCAGCTCATGGTCCGTTCCCGTGCACTCAAATAACGAGCGACCTTGAAGAAACAATCTAAGACAAAAAAGAGTCTATCGAGCACAAAAGTTTTAAACCTTGGACAAGAATGGACGCCAACCATCATCGGCGACGTCATCTGAAGAAAGGTCACGTGCTAGCAGATACTCGGGAACCCGGCATCGAAACTTCGAACTCACACGACAGCTCCTCCGTGATATTAACCACAACTATTGCTAGATAGCTAGATCTTCTGCGTATGTACCAATGGAAAAGAATTCGTTGAATTCTATTATATGCCCATAACTGATGGGTGTGGATATAGGGCCGAGCTGTAgtattaaaaaaaagctcagagtatgtatgaaaaaaaaggaaacaaagCACCCACCCATTTCGATCTCgaaataaaaataaaaggCCATTCCCCGTGGAAGGCTTCATGTGCAGAGGGAAATAAAGTAAACGCCAACCTCGCTTGacatgcaaaaaaaaaagatattCCCAGTGACGGATGATGGGGATCCGCGAATTCAGTCCCAATCTAGGTCTTCGTCCGGCTCAGCGctggacttcttctttccgGTTGAACTCTTCCGGCTCTTAGGTCGCTTGCTGAGGTTTGAGCTGGAGATGGAGCTCTTCCGCTTCATGGGCCGAGGAGGCACTGTCTGATCGATCTCTCCAGCAGCGTCCAGGCTGTCCCCTTCAGCGTCCTCGTCTCCTTCCACCCTGAACTCCTCGTCTATGGAGAGTAAGGTTGCAAATTCTCGACATTTTTGGTGCATCGCTTCCTCGTTGTCCAGAGCTGTCATATTTCTGGCAATGGCTTCCCAGAACTTATCACCGGTCACACCGTGCACTTTGGTGGCAGCTCTATTGAGGTCCTTCGTTGCAGATTTCCCTTCTTTATTCTTGCTGTGAGCATTGACTCCATAGAGACGACGAAGATGAGTTCGAGCTTCCCAAAGCATTGACAATGATGCAGCAGCAGTTGCCAACAATCTCAATGTGGCAGGGTTTGCTTGCCGCGGTATGACTGTCGATTGAGGGATCTCAGGCGCAAACCCTAGCATCATGCCATTTGAAGAATCTAACTGAGGCGGACCGATCGGGGTGGGAGATATCTCCGTCTCAATCGCGTGTGCAATGATTGTGCCAGTCGAAGAAACGATACGCTCCATACATGCGATGGTCGGCACCACTTCAGCCATTTGACCGTAGTCAAAATAGGCCAGGTTTTGGGAGATGAAGCGTGCCAGTAGAAGGTGCTCTGGAGGGTTGCCAGTTACGTCCAATTTCTTCGGTTCAAAGTTGATTTTGGAGCACATGTTTGCTAAGAATTTTTTCTGGTAACGGCTGTTGCTGATTTTGACAATCTCGAACAACGGTGCGAGCTTCGAGACAAAAGGCCGAGCGTTAGCGCCATTGGAGTCTCCAACAATATCACGCTGGTAGTAGAACGCCTCTTGCACAGCCCGCATGTATTCTCGCTCAAACATGGATTCGTATTGCTGATGGAGCATTTTGTGCGTGTCGAACGCGATTTTCGCAATCGCAGGGACTGTAGAAGTCTCCAGAGAGACCAGAACGCCCGCGCATTCTTTTGGATGCACTAAGCCCTGTCTATTGATACTCGCAATGAGTTCAATGGCAGTCAATGAATAAGTATCCTGGCGAGATTGTGCTACCTGAAGCATGTTTGAGAGGAAGTGTTGGGCGATTAAGGCAGCGGCACCATCATTGTCGCTAGCTCTCAAAGAGCCACCTAATCTGGTAGTGTCTTCCTGGGCGGTAGCTTCTGCAGTTGGCATGACGGCCTTTTCAGACTTGCCTTCATGGATGGCAAAGAAGTCTGCAAATGATCTGAGAACGATATTTTGCAGGCTTGGGGCATCTTCTTTGAAAGCCTGAGCAAAAGTCTGCCGTGTGCGTTCCCTGCCAAATTGACCAGGCCAGGACTGGCATATAGATCCCAGGCTTTCCAGAGCCATGACCCTCAGATCAAAGGGTGAACTTGATGCAGTGAAGGGAATAATTGAGTCAACCATCAGTCCCGCAACCGAGCCACCAGCCCAGGTGGGAAATTCACTCTTGAAATGAGATGTATACTTGTCAAGATCGCAATGCCGCCCAACACAACCTGCAATGCGAATATAACTCTTGGCACGGGCAAGAATTGCAGCGTGTGTAGTCGAGGAGAGATCAATACTCTTATACTGTTGCAATGGCTTCAGTACTGAAACTGTCAACTTCACCAGTCTGTTCGTATTTTGTAGAATACTGTTAATGGTCCACAAACAAGCCATGACTTCGTTTAACTCTGAACGGGCGAGCTTGGCAACACTCTTGAAAAGGTCATTCTGCACTTCCTTCAGAAGGGTGTTGTGGGACGAGGACAAGAACGGCAAGACACAGCGATAGATGACCACAACCGATCGGAATATGAAAAGATCATCTGCGGTAGAAAGGTGTCCGATGTAAGGATGCAGGGCCTCCAGCTGATCTGGGGTGAACAGCTTCGCATTCGACTTGGCAAAGACGGTAATCGTCTGTAAAAGAGCTTGCTGGAATTCCTTGCTGGATCCATCTGAATCCTCCACCAATCTCTGGAACATGGTAGAGACCATCGCCTTACAAACCTTGAAATTCAAAGCCGCGGACTTAGATTTGTCTGAAAGGACCGCTTTCAAACAGATGCTAAGAGACTCCAGGGCAGCTTCACTGCGCTCAGTCAGGCCAACGATAAGGCCTACCTGCTCCCCAAGAGCCATTTTCAATTTTGGCCCTTCGGACGAGGAATCAATGGACTCGTGGAATGGAACGAGCCAGATCTCTTCAAAAGTTTGGCGAGCCAAAGATGCCACGCTCTCCTCATGATCGCCTGTGCGTTGGAGGAAACTGTCGAGAATGGCCAGCTTCAATTCCTTCCGAGAGGTTTTGTGGTAAAGTTCCTTCAAAAGACTGATACAGCGTTTTCGGACACCAGCTGTTTGATCGGCTGCACAGGCCAAAATACTTCGAcatccttcttcttcaagcttAGGCTTCAAACCAATGCATTGTCCAATCAAGTGTAACGCAGAGTCTCGAACCATGGGTGAAGCATCCGTTGTACACCGGTGTATTACACGTAAAACAGAAGGGTCTCTGTCAAGAAGGTTCGGGTCTTTTTCAAGCATGTAGATGACACTTTTCAAGCTGCGGCTGCGAACCTTGGCCGAGTCACCAAGGAAAGAGGCCAAAAGAACTTTGAGGATGGTGTCGAATGCTTTGCCGAAGTTGGAATTCAAGACCGTGAGGATATAGGCAAACTTGCCATGCACGTTGGGAATTTTGTCGAATTCTTTGTGGGTCTCTAACCAGCGTGGATCTGAGAAGGACCTTGTTAATAGAGAAACCAAATCATCAGTCACCTCGTCATGCGCAATTTCCTCCTGATCCTCCGAGTTGTAATATAGGGCGCAGGCTGTTTTGGCCCATTGAGCCAAGTAGTAGCCCCGCGCACTGGTCAGTTGCCAGTTGTCTGAATTTTTGTCTTGCAAAAGGTGCTCGAGCGAAATCCTATACGGACCCGTTGGAGTGATGAGGTCTTGATGATGCAGTGCGCCCGAACAAAATTCCTCAAATTGTTGTTTGAGGTAATCAGTTAATTCACTGTCGGAATCTTCCAGAGCCGGGAGCATGTGCTGAGCGGTTGCTATCAAATCCGAGATAGCAGATCCCATCCAGCCAAGAAGTTCAAGTGCCATGCTCTTCGAAGTGGCCGCGCTTTTATCTTGGTCGGTGATTTGAATCATGCGCAAGGCCAAAATCCGAAGAAGCAATTCCGCAGCCGGCCAATCAGCTGAGCCCAGTACACTGATCAAATCCTGAGTGAAAAGATCCAGAATATTCCGGTAAGGCTGGTCGCCAGTTTTCGTAGAGTTCATAGCACGCTGTACGATGAAGTTCACAATGTATTGTGCGGAGCGCATGGCATTGTCGTAGAGTCGGTTGGCCTTGTTGGCTAAGCGTTCCAACGATTCGTCTGATTCGTCGTCATCAGACTTGCCGTTGGCATGACTTTCACCAAGGCCCATGAGCTCGTCATTGTCGTCAACGGCTTGTGCTTTGATTCGAAGCTTGGCCTTCGATCGCGAAGGTGTTTCCAGAGCCGTTGTCTGAACAAGCTGCAGGACTAGAGCGGTGAGTAGTTGGATATTTTTTCCATCTGCAACTTTGAACTGCCGAGCATTCTGACGTGTGGTGGGGAGTTTTTCCAATGAGACCAGAATCTCATCCAGGATGAACGGTCGCTGCTCAGGATATTTAGAAAACACTTTTGCCAGCACATCCATCGCACCACGTCTCACAGGCTCGTACTTCTGATATCCTAAAGTAGAGTCTTTGTCATTGTGTGCATTTTCCACAAATATTAGCTTTGCAGCAAAGAATTCCGCGGCCGTGATCGTCCCCTCGGAGACATCAATGCGGGACAAAAATTCTGCAAAAAGAGTAACAACTTTCTTGCTCTGGTGAACAAGAGTGCCAATGATCCGCTTCTGGGTCGAAAAGAAGTGGAAGTACTGGCTGTCTTTACCACCAGGACGCGATTCCACTGCGGGAATAATGCAATGGTCAAACAGTTGATTGAGAACAGTGGGAATGGCCTCGATGAGATCTTCAGGACAAAGCTCTCGCTCGGTTTGACGCCCAGACATCGTCTGCAGCAGCGTTCCGATTGCATACAGTGCGTTCAATACATCTTCGATCTTACCCAGCCACTCCTGGGACTCAACCTCATTAAGTGAATCGCCTAAGCCTATCTCCGGGGATTGTGCAGCAAGTATTGGCTTTTCGCACAATTTTTGAACGCGGTTAAGATAATCAGAAGGAATGTCCTGCAGTCGGTCAAACCCTGCAACTTTCCGAAGAGCTTTCTGGAGGCGAGTGTGAGCATCAGAAGATAGTATCAGCCCATGCACCTGCAAAGATGCCGGGCTCACGAAAATGGGGTTCGGTGCATCAGAAGTTGGAGGGGTCGAAGCATCGGGATCaagttgatcttcttcttcaaaaacctcatgaagaagatcttgaagcTTTTGCAAGGCTTCATCTGCTTCCTCTTTTTGGTCCTTGAGTCGCACCGCCGCCACGGCCATAGCGTCCTGGTCATGTGCTTTCAGTTGGAGCTTCTTCGGGTTCACGTCATTGCTGTGTAGGGGTACGGTTTTGATTGGAATAACGACGGACAATTGGCTCGATGTAGGTGGATGATTCAGCTCAAAAGAGGCTGAGAAAGACGCCGAGTTCAATTTGTTCGCAACGTATGCGCGCTGATTCAATGAAGCAGCGGTCTTCGGGGTGAGGCCTTTAGTTTCGGGTTTTGTCTTTGGGGGTGCTTCGGGGTCTGCAGCCGGTTAGTCGATTGACTCTGTATATATGTATCCGTGACTTGTTAGGGTTTACATCTGAATGCAATATCGGTAGAGCTAAGCATCATCCGTGCGAAGGAACCAAGGCTATTACGACCGGAGGTAGCACCGTCAGGATCGTTTGGGCGCAACTGTTGTTGACTTCGCGTAGGAACCCGAGGCAGCTTGAATTTGCTATGAAATCCAGATGAGTTGACTGCACTTCAAAGACTTCAGGTTTCCTTACAATTCTGTAAGCTGTTCTCCATCCAGCAACTGTTGAATATATTCTCGGGACGTTTCTAAACGACTAGAATCATCCTGTCCAGCTTGCATTTCCGTGTCAAGTTCACCGAGTGTTTTGCGGCCTTCTTGGAGGACATGGTTTATAGAAGTGGTATTTGAAGGTCGGCCAACATCGGGACGTAGGATACAGTCTGTACGTACAAGTTGTCAGCAAATTGAGCAGACTTCAGAGAGATTAGAGAGAACAGACGAACCGAGACCAAAAACAGGCGCACTGGACATGGATGAGTACTGCAGTGCTTCATCCACAGACAGCGGCCTTTGGTTCTGAAACTGCATATTGGAGACATATGGTGGCATCTGATCATGGCCGTTGATGACCACCTGGACGGCGGGTCGTCCATTCTGGTCCATGGTCGCGGTTAAGTCAATAGAAGTAGGCGCGAGTCATAAGGTTGACATGCTCCTGATAGAGACATGGCAAAGAAGTTAGGCGCCTTATGACATGATCCTTTAAGTTAATAAAACAAACAGAATctgaaagaaaaagagcggaGCTACCATCAAATGCGGTTCATGAATTCCGTATGGGTGACGGCACCACTACTGCCGCGTGTGACCGCCTATCTAGAGGCTCGTGCgtcaaaaaaaagttgcGTAGATTATTCGCTGCGTAAGACCTGATTCGTTGTCACTTTACTTGCACTTTTGATCTTCTGCAGCTTTCAGGCCATAAATTCCATTTTACACCCATCAATATGTCTGTCATCGGTTCCTTGATTTTCTGCACCGATTGCGGAAATCTCCTACGAGAATCTACCGGCAATGCGGATGCGATTCTGCACTGTGATGTCTGCGGTACTCGGAATAAAGGTGGGTGGACAAAAACCTTTCACATTCTTCCCAGGCCGATAGGTGGTTCATTACTGACTTCTATTTGCAGATACAACTCCTGTGACAACCGTATCTGAGTCCAAGCCCTCCGCATTCCCCTCAGCACTGAGAGCCAAACGATCCGCAGTCCAGACCCTGTCAGCAGAGGATCGAAAGACTGAGGCTATCATTGATCGTACATGTAACGATTGTGGGAGGAAGCAGATGTTCTACACCACGGTGCAACTGCGCAGTGCCGATGAAGGAAGTACTGTGTTCTACAGATGTGTCTGCGGATTCAAGTATGCCCACCCTGCTTTGAAAACATGTGTCTATGCATTTCTAGCAAATACTGACCATGCGACAGAGAAACCTCCAACAACTAATCTTGGGAACACGGATTGTACAAAAGATGTGGGGAAAAATCTATTTTTGGGGAAAGGCTGTATAACTAGCAGGACAAGAGTATTAAAATCACGACCGTCACGAgacaattttctttttttgcagGATATCCATCATGCAGCAACGGGTGCAGCGCTATCCGGGATCAGCGCGTATTGGGTTTCGCCATTCTTCTCGAACTCTGCCATATCAAGAGCAACAATGACACTGTCCCTGACCACTTGATTAGGGTCATTCAGGAATTTCTTCAGGGTCTCCTCCACACCCTCCTCCTCGCCCAGGCTGCCAAGGGCCTCCGCCGCTTCGTGTCGCACCATTCCTACTTCCGAGAGATCACTCAGCGCGGCTGTGAGACTAGGGATCGAGGCAGGGTGGCAGAGTTGCCCGAACACAAAGGCAACCTCATGACGGAAGAGAGCAGAGGGGTCCTTGAGGCCCTTAGCCAACGCATTGACGGCGTTGACtgctgtgggaagatctgGGGGCGAGGCAAGGTCGCGCAGACCGAACATCGCACGGTATCTTTGGAACAGCGGGAGCTTTGTGTCAAGAAGCGTCTTTTCCAGGTCAGGGATGCAGGGTTCAGCGCTGGCCTCTAGAGGCATTGGTGGAGCAGGGTCGATAGAAGTGAAATCGCTGTAAATCAAAGATCTCAATGTTAGCATTTCTCCTCGTGGTATAAAATCATCCCACGCGGATCGTACCTAGGCTTCAATTTCTCGGCCTTGCGCTCTTCGGAGTTCTCCCACAAAATTCGGTCGACAGCAATGTCACAAGTCTCGCGAATTACATCCAGTTCATTTGTATCATCCCTCAATTTCTTAAGGATGTCCAAGCTATCCGCGTACCCAAGAGCGCCCAGCGCCTCGGCAGCCTCATGGCGACACATCGCATCCTCATCGGCATCTTTCACCACATGCTGCAGGTGTGCGACAGACTGAAAGTTTTTCGTTTGGCCAAGGCAGTAGGCAAGCTCATGTTTTAGCAGAGCCGAGGGCGACGAGAAGCCTGCGGCAATAGCTTCGATGGCGGGGAGAGTCTGGTCTGTGGTAGGCTGCATGCAGGCCAGATGCTTAAGGGAGAAAAGAGCGCGGAAGCGGCGAGCAAGCGGCTCAGATTCGGAGACCAGCAC
Proteins encoded:
- a CDS encoding Calcium-binding EF-hand, which translates into the protein MLNAMLRRTRADGTAMNSLGSVPGRIHTSKAFFTFRQPLSRSLHTPRQRPAPQWRRVLAPGSLPIRFKSEIAAKIEPLKKSRALIAIRKVFTFCGFFIITSGAVVVAFFIYDASTYREGASGMDIPVSEFALNPRLGGPKNLPIADVLVGDYDSEAMLQQKDKPRLVILGTGWGSIALLKNLNPADYHVTVVSPTNYFLFTPMLPSATVGTLGLRSLVEPVRRIIDRVNGHFLKASAVDVDFSAKLVEVSQVGQDGQTKNFYLPYDKLVVGVGCVTNPHGVKGLENCNFLKTIDDARQIKNKVLENMELACLPTTSDEERRRLLSFVVCGGGPTGVEFAAELFDLLNEDLLHSFPRIVRNEMSVHIIQSRSHILNTYDEALSKYAEGRFTRDGVEVLTNARVKEVRSDRVLFSQMQDGKTVVKEIPTGLCLWSTGVARAEISETLSNKLEGQNNKHALETDSHLRVIGAPLGDVYAIGDCSTVQNNIADNVIRFLRTVAWEKGLDPEKVHLTFSEWTEFASRIKRRYPQASSHLRRLDLLFEQYDKDHSGTLDYGELSELLHQIDTKLTSLPATAQRANQQGVYLGRKLTKIAAALPGLKANEVDYGDLDEAVYKAFKYRHLGSLAYISNAAIFDFGGMSFSGGVIAMYLWRSVYFAQSVSFRTRCMLAMDWAKRALFGRDLMSF
- a CDS encoding LisH dimerization motif — protein: MSANLMSRTPSTATPTWHHFERKLEEVKPSKTDINYLVMDYLITNGYPAAAKKFAVEANIQLRTDLEAIQERVEIRSAIHSGDIQVAVEKINELNPQILDEDPSLHFSLLRLQLVELIRTCMDTPGGDITPALDFATAQLAPRAPTNPQFLDDLERTLALLIFPSDKLAPSLASLLDPALRKEIATRVNEAILQNQGARKEARLRNLVKTRAYAEQKAREAKKDIPDTLDIGLVGDSHDNSNSNDHATNIRDTLMSNNTDTDPMIS
- a CDS encoding DNA-directed RNA polymerase I subunit RPA12 translates to MSVIGSLIFCTDCGNLLRESTGNADAILHCDVCGTRNKDTTPVTTVSESKPSAFPSALRAKRSAVQTLSAEDRKTEAIIDRTCNDCGRKQMFYTTVQLRSADEGSTVFYRCVCGFKETSNN
- a CDS encoding Sister chromatid cohesion protein Mis4, putative, coding for MDQNGRPAVQVVINGHDQMPPYVSNMQFQNQRPLSVDEALQYSSMSSAPVFGLDCILRPDVGRPSNTTSINHVLQEGRKTLGELDTEMQAGQDDSSRLETSREYIQQLLDGEQLTEFKFKLPRVPTRSQQQLRPNDPDGATSGRNSLGSFARMMLSSTDIAFRYPEAPPKTKPETKGLTPKTAASLNQRAYVANKLNSASFSASFELNHPPTSSQLSVVIPIKTVPLHSNDVNPKKLQLKAHDQDAMAVAAVRLKDQKEEADEALQKLQDLLHEVFEEEDQLDPDASTPPTSDAPNPIFVSPASLQVHGLILSSDAHTRLQKALRKVAGFDRLQDIPSDYLNRVQKLCEKPILAAQSPEIGLGDSLNEVESQEWLGKIEDVLNALYAIGTLLQTMSGRQTERELCPEDLIEAIPTVLNQLFDHCIIPAVESRPGGKDSQYFHFFSTQKRIIGTLVHQSKKVVTLFAEFLSRIDVSEGTITAAEFFAAKLIFVENAHNDKDSTLGYQKYEPVRRGAMDVLAKVFSKYPEQRPFILDEILVSLEKLPTTRQNARQFKVADGKNIQLLTALVLQLVQTTALETPSRSKAKLRIKAQAVDDNDELMGLGESHANGKSDDDESDESLERLANKANRLYDNAMRSAQYIVNFIVQRAMNSTKTGDQPYRNILDLFTQDLISVLGSADWPAAELLLRILALRMIQITDQDKSAATSKSMALELLGWMGSAISDLIATAQHMLPALEDSDSELTDYLKQQFEEFCSGALHHQDLITPTGPYRISLEHLLQDKNSDNWQLTSARGYYLAQWAKTACALYYNSEDQEEIAHDEVTDDLVSLLTRSFSDPRWLETHKEFDKIPNVHGKFAYILTVLNSNFGKAFDTILKVLLASFLGDSAKVRSRSLKSVIYMLEKDPNLLDRDPSVLRVIHRCTTDASPMVRDSALHLIGQCIGLKPKLEEEGCRSILACAADQTAGVRKRCISLLKELYHKTSRKELKLAILDSFLQRTGDHEESVASLARQTFEEIWLVPFHESIDSSSEGPKLKMALGEQVGLIVGLTERSEAALESLSICLKAVLSDKSKSAALNFKVCKAMVSTMFQRLVEDSDGSSKEFQQALLQTITVFAKSNAKLFTPDQLEALHPYIGHLSTADDLFIFRSVVVIYRCVLPFLSSSHNTLLKEVQNDLFKSVAKLARSELNEVMACLWTINSILQNTNRLVKLTVSVLKPLQQYKSIDLSSTTHAAILARAKSYIRIAGCVGRHCDLDKYTSHFKSEFPTWAGGSVAGLMVDSIIPFTASSSPFDLRVMALESLGSICQSWPGQFGRERTRQTFAQAFKEDAPSLQNIVLRSFADFFAIHEGKSEKAVMPTAEATAQEDTTRLGGSLRASDNDGAAALIAQHFLSNMLQVAQSRQDTYSLTAIELIASINRQGLVHPKECAGVLVSLETSTVPAIAKIAFDTHKMLHQQYESMFEREYMRAVQEAFYYQRDIVGDSNGANARPFVSKLAPLFEIVKISNSRYQKKFLANMCSKINFEPKKLDVTGNPPEHLLLARFISQNLAYFDYGQMAEVVPTIACMERIVSSTGTIIAHAIETEISPTPIGPPQLDSSNGMMLGFAPEIPQSTVIPRQANPATLRLLATAAASLSMLWEARTHLRRLYGVNAHSKNKEGKSATKDLNRAATKVHGVTGDKFWEAIARNMTALDNEEAMHQKCREFATLLSIDEEFRVEGDEDAEGDSLDAAGEIDQTVPPRPMKRKSSISSSNLSKRPKSRKSSTGKKKSSAEPDEDLDWD
- a CDS encoding HEAT repeat protein, which produces MTSGTDVTVLTLRKVLVSESEPLARRFRALFSLKHLACMQPTTDQTLPAIEAIAAGFSSPSALLKHELAYCLGQTKNFQSVAHLQHVVKDADEDAMCRHEAAEALGALGYADSLDILKKLRDDTNELDVIRETCDIAVDRILWENSEERKAEKLKPSDFTSIDPAPPMPLEASAEPCIPDLEKTLLDTKLPLFQRYRAMFGLRDLASPPDLPTAVNAVNALAKGLKDPSALFRHEVAFVFGQLCHPASIPSLTAALSDLSEVGMVRHEAAEALGSLGEEEGVEETLKKFLNDPNQVVRDSVIVALDMAEFEKNGETQYALIPDSAAPVAA